The Tenuifilum thalassicum genome includes the window TTCTTTACCACCCATACTTTTCCAAACCTCTTCAATATTCTTAATTCTATTCTCGTCGGATGGATGAGTGCTAAGAAATTCTGGAATTTTATGAGTAGAGCCCATCATTTTTTCGAAAAACTTAGCCATTTCATAAGGATGATAATCGGTATCGTAAAGGTATGTAATTGCAAATTTATCGGCCTCATACTCATTATCCCGGCTATACTTCAGCAAAGTACCACCAAGCGCAAGCTGCGAAAGTATTTGCTCGAGCTGCGAAGGGTTCTCACCTAGAATAATAGAAAGCAATATGCTAAAACCATACTGTTTGGTAAGCATTTGTGTACTATGACGCCTATCGGCATGTGCAATTTCGTGGGCCATAACGCCTGCCAGCTGGGCTTCGTTATCCAAAAACTTTATTAAACCAGTATAAAAGTACAGATACCCCCCAGGGGCAGCAAAAGCATTTATAACATCTTCATTATGGATTATTTTCACCTGCCAATTAAAAGTTTTTGAGTACCTAATATCATTGGAATTCAGGATAGTTTCCATAACTCTTTCAATGTGATTATATGCATCGGCATACTGGTCTCTATCAAGTATAGGATACTCATCGGGGTTAGCCATTAAAGCAGAATCGAGCTGTTCGCCAAACTTTATATCCTGCTCAAGAGTAAAAAAGTTAATCCCATCATCGGAACACCCACTTAAACCAGCAACTATCGCAAATGCGACAAATAACTTCCTAATCTTCATAACACCTACTTTTGTATCATTTCAATCACAAAAATAAACTAAATGGCCAATATTTTACAAAATTAATATCTTAGCTACTGAGTTTAATTCTATAAAAGTGAAAAACAAAAAAAAGACCAAACCCAGAACCCCATTCAGTATTCTTTTTAAAAGAATAATTATCTATTCTATCATAACATTTTTCATTACAACCATTTTTACCACCATTGTTTTTTCCTTTATAAATCCTCAATACACATGGTTAATGATTTCTAATAGACTTTCATCGGAGCAAAATGGTGGAAGTAGAACCTTTATGCACAAATGGGTTGACATTGATAAAATTTCGCCAAATATGATTCTTGCTGCAGTTGCTGCAGAAGATAACAAGTTTCTGCATCACCATGGGTTTGATTGGGAAGCAATCAAAAAAGCTTGGGAATACAATCGCAAAGGAAAAAAAATCCGGGGCGCAAGCACCATATCGCAACAAACAGCAAAAAATGTCTTTCTATGGCCAAACAGATCGTGGATTCGAAAGGGTTTTGAAGTATATTTCACCATACTAATTGAATTTTTCTGGTCAAAGGAGCGGATAATGGAAGTTTACCTTAACGTTGCTGAATTTGGCAAAGGAATATATGGAGTTGAATCGGCTTCACAAATTTACTACAAGAAGCCTGCATCAAAATTAAGTAGATACGAAGCAGCGATGCTAGCTACAGTTTTGCCCGCTCCATCAAAACGTAATCCATCAAAACCAAGTAAGTACATGTATCGATATCAGCAAAAGATATTATGGAACATGAAAAATCTTGGGAAGATTGAGTTTAAATCCAAATTAAAACCCAATGCAAAAAAGAAATAGGTTGACAATCTTAATAATACTAGCCTCTTGGCTCACATCATTTTCATCATGGGCTCAATTCAACAAAGCCTACTTTTTTTACAAAGGTGAAGAGCTAATCTCTAAAGGGAACTACTCCGAAGCTATTCCGATACTAAACACACTCCTAAACTCCGATTCTACCATACATGAGGGATGGTTTTTAAGAGGTGTTGCCCGTTATTACCAAGGCGATTTAGTTGGTGCACAAAGAGACTTTAGCAAATGCCTAAACATTAACCCATTATTTTCTCAGGCCTACCAGTACAGAGCCATGGCCCTTGAGCAAGCAGGAAAAAGCCAACAAGCATTAGCTAACATTCTCAAAGCTCTAGAACTTAGACCAAATTCTGCTCAATATCTGTTTACATATGGTGTTATACTCTTCCAACAGGAAAAATACAAGGATGCGATAAATGCATTTAATCGCGTTATTATGGCCGATAGCAGAATTCCTGATGCATGGCTTAACCGAGGCACTAGCAAACTCCTGCTAGCAGATAGTACAGGTGCTCTTAATGACTATTCAGCAGCAATTGGCCTAAACCCTTTTAGTCCTAATGCATACATCAGAAGAGGTGCTCTTTATGCACAGCAAAAAAAGTATGACCTCGCACTAAAAGATTTGAATGAAGCAATAAAGCTTGATAGCACAAAAGCCCAGTCTTATTTTACACGTGCTCTTGTTTACTACTATAAAAAAAATAGGAGCAATGCATTAGCCGATTTAAACAAGGTATTAGAACTTGAACCAAGAAACACCCTTGCCTTATTTAACCGTGCCATAATTAGCTATGAAGATGGGATCCCCGAAGAAGCAATTAACGATTTAACACGTTTATCTTCAATAATCCCCACAAATGTTCTCGTACAATACTATCTAGCAAACATACGAAACGAAAGAGGATACCTTGAAACCGCTCTAGAAAACATAAATAAAGCAATTGAACTTTTCCCACAGTTTGCCAATGCATACCTATTACGAAGCGAGATAAAGTCTAAACAAGGAGATTTAGCTGGTGCTGCAACGGATATGCAAAAAGGGCGGGAACTTGCCAAAAAATTTAAAGACCATGAGGACAAAAGCCTTTATTCAATAATTGACTCTACTGGCAAAATAAAAAAACTCCTTTCATTAAACGAAGAACTTGATATCAACCTTCTAATTAATACTGAACAGCTAAAGTCAAGGATTGTTACCATAACCTATCCACTAATTATTCTTAAAACAGACATAGTAGAAAACACAAAGCCAATTGCTTGGCAAAGTTCCATGCTAAGAAAGCAACTTGAAACGGATACCGACAGCATTCTGCTTTATTTTGATTATGACAACAAGAATACTCAGCAGAAGATTTTAAAACATATCCCCCAGAAGGGTACAATTCATCATGCAATTTATTGCTTTCAAAACAACAGATTCAACGACGCTCTAACAGAAATTGATTCACTCAAGCAACTTGACAGTACAAACACTCTACTTAAAATTGCCAGTGTTATAGCACGCATCAAAATGGCAAAGTTCGTAGAAAGCATCAGAAAGCAATCGGATTATCATAGCAACAACGAATCGCAGAGCAAGATTCTTAATTTAAGTACTAGTATTAATGACCTCAAAGAGATTGAAAAGAAAAATGATTATGAAGGGATAATTCCATACAATATTGGAGTTCTATTTATGCACACAGGCGATGAACATGCTGCTTTAACCTGGTTCACAAAGGCAATAGAAAAGAATGAGTTGCTGCATGGAGCATGGTACAACAGAGGATTAGCTAACCTAATATCAAACAAACCCGAAATGGGATGCAGCGATCTAAGAAGGGCTGTAGATTTAGGTAATGAACAAGCTGCTGAGGTCGTTGCACGATTTTGCAAAAAATAATATTTCGAAGTAAAGCAAAAAAAACGAATGCTTTTGGGAATAGTTACCAAATTAAGCATTGAGTTTTATTATGATATAAAACATACTTTTTCAATTATACCTTACCAAAAGAACCACATAACAGATTATTAATCTACGCATTAACAACCTCTTTTTAAGCCCAATATTATTCTTAAAATGATGTTCTTAAATACATCTGAAAAAAGTCATATTCTCATAAAACTGCTCACAATAATTTTGTGCATCATAATTAGCAGGAAATATGACAAAAAAACTAACAGGCAACATTAAAAGTTTTGCAATAATAACATTTGGTCTTGGGGTATTTGCCCTAGCTTGGACTGCATTTCTTATTCCGCACAGAATAACTGGTAGCGGAGTATCGGGTATAGGGGCACTGGTTTACTATGCAACCGGGATACCGGTAGGTTATACATTCCTAGCAGTTAATCTTATATTGCTCGGTCTTGCTTTAAAAATATTAGGTGCCAACTTTGGTGTAAAAACGGTTTATGGAGTTATTGTAGCCTCTACTCTTCTATCTATTTTACAATCGTATATAAATGTGCCTGTGGTAGAAGATAAATTTCTGTCAACAATAATTGGAGGAGGTTTAGGCGGGCTTGGGCTTGGAATTATATTTACAGAGGGTGGTAGTACAGGTGGCACTGATATAATTGCAATGATAATCAACAAGTACCGCAACATTAGTCCTGGAAGGGTAATTTTGTTATGTGATATATTCATTATTGGTTCATCATTCTTAGTACTTACTGATTTAGAGCCCGTAAAAAGAATTGAAACAATAGTGTATGGATATGTTGCAATGGCACTTCAAGCTTATGCAATAGATACATTTCTTTCAGGTAACAAGCAATCGGTTCAATTTATCATATTCTCTAAGAAATATGAAGAGATTTCTGATAAAATAACAATGGGAATTGGTCGTGGTGCAACCGTTGTGGATGGGACAGGTTGGTACTCAAAAGAAAAACAAAAGGTAATAATCACAATAGTTAGAAAACACGAAGCAAGCAACATTTATCGGATGATAAAAGAAATAGACAATAATGCTTTTATTTCGGTTTCAAATGTAATGGGAGTTTATGGCAAGGGTTTTGAGCAAATTCGACACTAATTGAACTTCATCAATAGTTTTCGCTGCCTATAAAAAACGAAAGGCCTTAATCTTTTACGATCAAGGCCTTCTTCATTATATTGATAAAAGATTAAAAGTAAAGATCTCGTTCCCCAGCTTTTATTCTTTCAATACGTCGTTTAATCTCTTCGGTGTTTTGGTGGCCATTAAGTTCAGCTAAAGTCTTATCAATTAGCTTGTAACCTTTTTGTTTCACATTCTCATCCGCATAGTCTACCAGGTATTCTGTAAGAGTGAGTATCGCATTTGGCGTGCAATATCGCTTAATAAATCCAGGCACCGAAAACTCCATAAAATGTTCGCCTGTTCTTCCTAAACGATAGCAAGCAGTACAGAACGAAGGTATATAGTTATGATCTATAAGCTCATCGATAATCTCTCCTAGCGAACGATTATCGTTAATTTCGAATTGCTCCTTATTAAGGTCTTGCTGTTCATTTTTCGACTCGTGGTACGAACCAAGTTCAAGTTTTGTTCCACCATCAATTTGAGAAACACCAAATTGAATAACCTGCCTACGAATTTCAATTGGTTCACGAGCAGTAAGTATCATACCAGTATACGGCACCGCAAGGCGCAGAATAGCAACTAGCTTCACAAAGTCATCGTCCGACACAAAGTATTTATCGGTAATATTCAACCCTGCAGCAGATTTAATACGTGGGAAAGAGATTGTATGAGGTCCAACATTGTAGCAAGCCTCAAAATGGTTAGTATGGCGCACCAAGGCTAGGACCTCGAAACGCCAATCGTAAAGACCAAAGAGCGCACCAATACCAACATCATCAAGACCAGCTTCTTGAGCACGATCGAGGGAGGTTAAGCGCCAGTCGTAATCCTTTTTCTTACCCGATGGATGGTACCAGGTGTAAGCCTCGGGATGATAGGTTTCCTGAAAAATTTGGTATGTGCCAATGCCTGCTTCTTTAACTTTACGAAATCCCTCAATATCCAGGGGCGCTGCATTAATGTTTACCCTTCGGATTTCACCATTCCCCTTTTTGATGCCATAAACCAGCTTAACGGTGTGGGCAATATAGTCGGCAGAATACTCAGGATGTTCGCCATAAACAAGAATTAAGCGTTTTTGACCGTTATCTTCAAGTGCCTCAACTTCCTGAACAATTTCCTCATCGGAAAGAGTCATTCGTAGTGCAGACTTGTTCTCGGTTCTGAATCCACAATACTGACAGTTATTGGTACACTTGCTACCAATATAAAGCGGCGCAAAAAGCACTATTCTATTCCCGTAAATACGCTCCTTGAGCGTACGAGCCCCTTGCAAAATCTCCTCAACCAGCTCAGGATCGGTTGTGTTAACCAAAGTAGCCACCTCTTCAAGGTTAAGCCTATGCTTGTCGAGCGACTTCGCAATAATTTCGCGCACCTTTTCTTTTGTGGGCTTTGCATTGTTTATATATTCCCATATTTCATCGGCATCGATGAATGGTTTCATGGGCTCATCAGGAATACGATACTTTTCTGGATTGAATTTCATGGCTCATTATGTATTAAGTTAACATGCTCAACATCCATGAGCCTGAATCGCAAAGCTAGGAAAAGAGAGAATGACTTTTATATTCCCTTTAGCATAAGAGTTTTCACCTGGACTCCACTAAGTTTCCCTATTGGGCCAGTAAGAGCACCTATCTGGTCGGTTGTTCCCTCCAAAACTATCGAGATAACTCTAATACCTCTTTGCTGTAAAGGAATACCTTGCCTAGCAATAATAATATCGGCATGGGCCGAAAGAATTTGATTCAGCTTAATTGTGCTATCAAGGTTTTCAACCAAAATAAGTGCGGCTCCTATTCTCTTTTCCATCAGATAAACTCCTTTGGATCAGACTCCTTTTTACTGAATCCTTGGCGGTGTAAAACACCAACCTCAGATGCAGGCAGTTAAAAAACTAATTCTTATACGATTAAACACCTTACAAAGGTACATTAAAATGCATCATTTTAAAATGATATTTATCAGTACTGTTAATAAATTAACTCATCTACCTGTTTGGCTGCACTAGTAAGCTGTTGATAAAGAGTCCTGGTATTGGAAGTATCGAGTCCTTCGGTTACCTGCTTATGAAAGTAGATGTAGGCATCGTTACTGTGAAGTTTGCCATCAAAGTCAAGAATGTGAATCTCAACATTACGCCCATATATTGGGTTTTGGTGTGGTTCATCGTCATCGGACCATATAATAACCATGGCCCTATAGGTTGCGCTATTCCACGACAATGACGTTGCATAAACGCCATCGGGAGGAATCAGCTTCCCAGCCTCTTCAATCTGGACTGTTAGAGTTGGAAATCCTATTTGCTCAAATAGATGCGAACCTTTTCCTAACGCACCTATTATAATGTAATAATGATCGAGATAAGCATTAGCACGTTGAATCTTACCTTCGAGAAGCGCCTTACGTATTGTTGTTGAGCTAACTGTTTCCTGATGTATATCTTGTTCAGGAATCTCCTCAACCGAAAAGTTATATTCAACACTTAGCTTTTTTAGCTCTTCATAATCGCCTTCGCGGTTGTGGCCAAAATGATGGTTAAACCCAACAACAATATATTTAGCTTTTAGCTTGCTTAACAAAAAATCGCGAATAAATTGATTTGATGATATTTTAGAAAACTCTAAAGTGAATTTAACAATAATAAGATGATCGAGGCCAGTTTTACTCAAAAGTTCAATCTTTTCTCGTTGCGAAAGGATGAACATTAGGTTTTTCCCTGCTGTTTCGGGGTAAAGCACCTTACGAGGATGAGGGTAAAAAGTAATAAGCACTGATTCTCCACCAATGCTTCGGGCTATCTCATTGATACGATTTATAATGACCTTATGTCCAAGATGAACCCCATCAAACGAACCCGTGGTTACAACAGGGTTGCAAATATCCCCCAAATCATCGAAACCGTAATGAACCTTCATGGTTTATTCTAACGCGCGTAAGCTTGCTTAACAAAGTATGCCACTTTTTCCATAGAGGTAATCATGTCGTATTCTTCCAGATATACCGTATCGGGGACAACAAGCGGTATTGTTGTAAAGTTCAGAATTCCCTTTATTCCAACAGCTACAAGCTGTTCAGCAACTTGCGATGCTGTTTCGGGGGGAGATGAAATGATTGCAATTGAGATATCGTTACGTTCTACTACCTTTTCAAGTTCTTTCATGTGATAACAGTTCACCCCAGAAATAACCCTGTCAACCTTGTTAGGGTCAACATCAAAAGCGGCAACAATATTTAGTTTAGGACGCTTGCCATTAAAATAAGCAGTTATCGCTCTACCAAGATTCCCCATCCCAATTACTGCCACATTAAGACCTATTTCATGGTCAAGAATTTCGCCAATAACCTTAATCAGTTCTTGAGCATCATACCCCTTTTTCTTCATGCTCGAATAACCAATTAGCATTAAATCGCGGCGTACTTGAACGGCGGTAATATTATGTAATCCGGCAAGTTCATGGGAATATATATGAGTTTTTCCTTTAGCCAAACAGTTAAGCAAAGTTCTACGATACTCGCTTAACCTTTCAATGGTCCTTTCGGGTAAATTTGCTAAATTCATGATGCTTCACATTTCTAATATTGCAAAACTATTGAACTTTTTTAATATGACAAACGATTGTTAAGCTTCGCGGTTAAATGCTGTCGTTTAATAAATCGCCAGTAGGTATAGGAAAGGTTATTGTAAAAGTAGATCCTTCATCAATCTTACTATCAACCTTAATGCTTGCGCCATATAAATCGGCAATTTTTTTCACAATTGACAATCCTAAACCACTACCCGTTACGTTCTTACTTTGCGGGTTTTTAATGCGAGTAAATTCTTGGAAAAGTTTTGATATATCCTCTTCCTTTATTCCCACCCCAGAATCAGAAACCTCAATTCTAACCTCATTGGCACTTTTGGCAATTTTGCAATGTACCCAACCTCCAGGCTTATTATACTTTACAGCATTTGATATCAAATTATTAAACAAAATCTCAACATCACCTGAATCGGCAAACAGGGTAACATCATTATCGGCTTCTAAAGAAATGGAAACATCACGTTGAATGGCAAGAGGGGTCATAGTTTCAATAGCAGAGCGAGCAATAAGATTTAAATCTACCTCTCTTAAATTCCTATTTCGTTTTCCTGACTCCACATGGGTTAAATCCAACAAGTCCATTATCAGGCTGCGCATGGAATGAATCCGCGATAACGACCTATCAATAAAATCCATGTAGTTATCAATACTATCGCCAGCTTCCTTATTTTGCATCATTCTCAGGTATCCTTCTATTGCATTTAGCGGAGCCTTTAGCTCATGGGAAAGAATAGTTAAGAACTGAAATCGCACCTGCTTCCCCTCGCTATGCAACTTACGAGTCATTCGCCTCAGGAAGTAATGCTTAGTAATATTTTCTATTGATGATTTTAGTTCTTGAGGGGTGAAAGGTTTCGGCACAAAGTCGTAGGCACCAATATTAGTAGCCTTAATAGCCAATTCTAATGAGGCATATGAAGTTATCATCATGACAAGTATGTCTGGATGATTCTTATTGATATACTCAAGAACCTCAACACCCTGAATACCTGGCAGTTTATTATCGAGCAGCACAACAGCAGGAACCGATTTTGATATAACCTGTATTGCCTCCTCCCCAGTTGAAGCTTCAATTACGTTAAATCCAATATCGTCCTCTAGGAACGGATAGCTAACAGAGAAGTTTTTAAGAATTCTGGCAACCCCTGAACGGATACCAGGTTCATCATCAACAACCAAAATATCGACAATTTCCATTTTTACTGTTTAAGAAGTTTGAGAATTTCACGATGAAGCTGATCGGGCCGAATTCCCTTTTCCAGATACAAATCTGCTTTAATCCATTGCCTCTCCTGTTCGCTGGAAATGCCAAACGACATTCCAGTTTCCGACGACACAGCTGTTGCAATAATCACAGGCACATCGGGGTACCTTCTTTTAAGCTTATAGCTAAGAATAAATCCGCTATCCTCATTTTCCATCATCAGGTCGAGTATGGCCAAATCGGGTTTAAGGTTTTTAAGCACCTGTTCTGCATCATGTTGGCTTTCAGCAGTAACCACATCAAAACCCATCTTTTCAACTTGAAATTTTAGCTGAAACAAGTAATCGATATCATCATCAACTATTAGAATAGTTCTTTTATTTGTAGCCATATTCAAGATTTTAATTATTATCGCTAAAATTAATACCAGAATTTCTTGGTAAACTTATTTTAAAAGTAGTTCCTGTAGGGCCTTTGCTTTTATCGGCATTAGATTCTACCTCAATTTTACCTTTATGCATTTTAACAATACCATAAGTTGTTGCAAGGCCTAAACCAGTTCCCTTCCCAATCCCTTTTGTTGTAAAAAATGGTGTAAAAAGTTTATCCATATTCTCCTCAGGAATCCCCTCTCCTGTATCGGACACGCTAATAGTCACCTCGTTATCATCGCCCTCTATGATCACGGAAAGTATTCCACCATTGGGCATTGCCTCAACAGCATTTTTATTTAAATTGGTAAGAACCTGCATCATTTGCTCGTAATCAACATTTGCCATCAAATTTGATGTACGACAAACTATGTTGGTTTTAATATTTTTAGGTATAACAACTCCTGCGATGCTATCTTCAGCCAATTTCTTAAGATTGATTTGTTCAATTTTGACCTGGTTTTTACGAGCAAAGTTAAGCAAGCCACTTACAATCTTTTTACAGCGCTCGGCTTGTGTCGATATAAGCTCAAGGTCCTTACGCAAAGGATCGTCAGGTTTACATTCATCAAGAAGAATATTGCTATACATTAGCACAACCCCTAGCGGGTTGTTTAATTCATGGGCAATACCTGCAGAGAGTTGTCCCATATGAGCAAGTTTTTCAGATTGTTTAAGGGCTTGCTGCATTTTAGCAAGTTTTTCGTTGGTTACGGCCAAATCTTGAACAGATTCGTGCAGTTCCTCAATGGCGTATGGTAAGCACATCTCCACTTCGGCCAACCCCTCAACAATTGCTATGGCATGCTCCAAGCAGGTATCGTATCCGCAGGCACCACAGTTAAGATGATCGCGAGACGAAAATTTGCCCATTCTTGCGAGAACACGGTTCACTTCGTCATCAGTAGGTTTAGGAATTCGTTTATCGTCTGGTATAAAAGTTCTAGTAAGCTCTAAATCGGAAAATTGCTTTATATTCTCTTCCCACTTTTTAATTTGCTCAGCAGTAACCTTTGATCTGGCATAGGCACTGATGTAAGTTTTTCGCTGAAAGCGTTTTCCTCCAGGCGACATACCTGGACCCATGATGCATCCCTCACAGCAAAGCAATTCAAGGTTTTGCCCTTTCAGGTTGCCAGTTTCCCATTCTTTAATGGCTTCCTGAAATCCTATTCTTCCTTCAGCAACAGTAATATTACCTTCAATGAGATCGTCGAAAATATTGACAGTTTGCATCAGACCACGGCTAACTGGGAAAATTGCTCCCCTTCCAGCATGCGGTGGATCAAAATCGGAGGGTTCAACTTTGAAATGGTCGATACCAGCCTGCTCAAAAAGCACCCTTAACTCCCTGAATGTAATTGCCTCATCAATCTCTCTTGACTCATCCTTTTTGGCAATGCATGGGCCAATAAAAACCTGTTTTAGGCTACT containing:
- a CDS encoding M48 family metalloprotease, with amino-acid sequence MKIRKLFVAFAIVAGLSGCSDDGINFFTLEQDIKFGEQLDSALMANPDEYPILDRDQYADAYNHIERVMETILNSNDIRYSKTFNWQVKIIHNEDVINAFAAPGGYLYFYTGLIKFLDNEAQLAGVMAHEIAHADRRHSTQMLTKQYGFSILLSIILGENPSQLEQILSQLALGGTLLKYSRDNEYEADKFAITYLYDTDYHPYEMAKFFEKMMGSTHKIPEFLSTHPSDENRIKNIEEVWKSMGGKEGFTYEDRYQDFVNSLP
- the mtgA gene encoding monofunctional biosynthetic peptidoglycan transglycosylase — its product is MKNKKKTKPRTPFSILFKRIIIYSIITFFITTIFTTIVFSFINPQYTWLMISNRLSSEQNGGSRTFMHKWVDIDKISPNMILAAVAAEDNKFLHHHGFDWEAIKKAWEYNRKGKKIRGASTISQQTAKNVFLWPNRSWIRKGFEVYFTILIEFFWSKERIMEVYLNVAEFGKGIYGVESASQIYYKKPASKLSRYEAAMLATVLPAPSKRNPSKPSKYMYRYQQKILWNMKNLGKIEFKSKLKPNAKKK
- a CDS encoding tetratricopeptide repeat protein, which encodes MQKRNRLTILIILASWLTSFSSWAQFNKAYFFYKGEELISKGNYSEAIPILNTLLNSDSTIHEGWFLRGVARYYQGDLVGAQRDFSKCLNINPLFSQAYQYRAMALEQAGKSQQALANILKALELRPNSAQYLFTYGVILFQQEKYKDAINAFNRVIMADSRIPDAWLNRGTSKLLLADSTGALNDYSAAIGLNPFSPNAYIRRGALYAQQKKYDLALKDLNEAIKLDSTKAQSYFTRALVYYYKKNRSNALADLNKVLELEPRNTLALFNRAIISYEDGIPEEAINDLTRLSSIIPTNVLVQYYLANIRNERGYLETALENINKAIELFPQFANAYLLRSEIKSKQGDLAGAATDMQKGRELAKKFKDHEDKSLYSIIDSTGKIKKLLSLNEELDINLLINTEQLKSRIVTITYPLIILKTDIVENTKPIAWQSSMLRKQLETDTDSILLYFDYDNKNTQQKILKHIPQKGTIHHAIYCFQNNRFNDALTEIDSLKQLDSTNTLLKIASVIARIKMAKFVESIRKQSDYHSNNESQSKILNLSTSINDLKEIEKKNDYEGIIPYNIGVLFMHTGDEHAALTWFTKAIEKNELLHGAWYNRGLANLISNKPEMGCSDLRRAVDLGNEQAAEVVARFCKK
- a CDS encoding YitT family protein, with product MTKKLTGNIKSFAIITFGLGVFALAWTAFLIPHRITGSGVSGIGALVYYATGIPVGYTFLAVNLILLGLALKILGANFGVKTVYGVIVASTLLSILQSYINVPVVEDKFLSTIIGGGLGGLGLGIIFTEGGSTGGTDIIAMIINKYRNISPGRVILLCDIFIIGSSFLVLTDLEPVKRIETIVYGYVAMALQAYAIDTFLSGNKQSVQFIIFSKKYEEISDKITMGIGRGATVVDGTGWYSKEKQKVIITIVRKHEASNIYRMIKEIDNNAFISVSNVMGVYGKGFEQIRH
- the hydG gene encoding [FeFe] hydrogenase H-cluster radical SAM maturase HydG, whose protein sequence is MKFNPEKYRIPDEPMKPFIDADEIWEYINNAKPTKEKVREIIAKSLDKHRLNLEEVATLVNTTDPELVEEILQGARTLKERIYGNRIVLFAPLYIGSKCTNNCQYCGFRTENKSALRMTLSDEEIVQEVEALEDNGQKRLILVYGEHPEYSADYIAHTVKLVYGIKKGNGEIRRVNINAAPLDIEGFRKVKEAGIGTYQIFQETYHPEAYTWYHPSGKKKDYDWRLTSLDRAQEAGLDDVGIGALFGLYDWRFEVLALVRHTNHFEACYNVGPHTISFPRIKSAAGLNITDKYFVSDDDFVKLVAILRLAVPYTGMILTAREPIEIRRQVIQFGVSQIDGGTKLELGSYHESKNEQQDLNKEQFEINDNRSLGEIIDELIDHNYIPSFCTACYRLGRTGEHFMEFSVPGFIKRYCTPNAILTLTEYLVDYADENVKQKGYKLIDKTLAELNGHQNTEEIKRRIERIKAGERDLYF
- a CDS encoding TM1266 family iron-only hydrogenase system putative regulator, with the protein product MEKRIGAALILVENLDSTIKLNQILSAHADIIIARQGIPLQQRGIRVISIVLEGTTDQIGALTGPIGKLSGVQVKTLMLKGI
- the ribF gene encoding bifunctional riboflavin kinase/FMN adenylyltransferase, which codes for MKVHYGFDDLGDICNPVVTTGSFDGVHLGHKVIINRINEIARSIGGESVLITFYPHPRKVLYPETAGKNLMFILSQREKIELLSKTGLDHLIIVKFTLEFSKISSNQFIRDFLLSKLKAKYIVVGFNHHFGHNREGDYEELKKLSVEYNFSVEEIPEQDIHQETVSSTTIRKALLEGKIQRANAYLDHYYIIIGALGKGSHLFEQIGFPTLTVQIEEAGKLIPPDGVYATSLSWNSATYRAMVIIWSDDDEPHQNPIYGRNVEIHILDFDGKLHSNDAYIYFHKQVTEGLDTSNTRTLYQQLTSAAKQVDELIY
- a CDS encoding redox-sensing transcriptional repressor Rex codes for the protein MNLANLPERTIERLSEYRRTLLNCLAKGKTHIYSHELAGLHNITAVQVRRDLMLIGYSSMKKKGYDAQELIKVIGEILDHEIGLNVAVIGMGNLGRAITAYFNGKRPKLNIVAAFDVDPNKVDRVISGVNCYHMKELEKVVERNDISIAIISSPPETASQVAEQLVAVGIKGILNFTTIPLVVPDTVYLEEYDMITSMEKVAYFVKQAYAR
- a CDS encoding sensor histidine kinase, which encodes MEIVDILVVDDEPGIRSGVARILKNFSVSYPFLEDDIGFNVIEASTGEEAIQVISKSVPAVVLLDNKLPGIQGVEVLEYINKNHPDILVMMITSYASLELAIKATNIGAYDFVPKPFTPQELKSSIENITKHYFLRRMTRKLHSEGKQVRFQFLTILSHELKAPLNAIEGYLRMMQNKEAGDSIDNYMDFIDRSLSRIHSMRSLIMDLLDLTHVESGKRNRNLREVDLNLIARSAIETMTPLAIQRDVSISLEADNDVTLFADSGDVEILFNNLISNAVKYNKPGGWVHCKIAKSANEVRIEVSDSGVGIKEEDISKLFQEFTRIKNPQSKNVTGSGLGLSIVKKIADLYGASIKVDSKIDEGSTFTITFPIPTGDLLNDSI
- a CDS encoding response regulator; protein product: MATNKRTILIVDDDIDYLFQLKFQVEKMGFDVVTAESQHDAEQVLKNLKPDLAILDLMMENEDSGFILSYKLKRRYPDVPVIIATAVSSETGMSFGISSEQERQWIKADLYLEKGIRPDQLHREILKLLKQ
- a CDS encoding [Fe-Fe] hydrogenase large subunit C-terminal domain-containing protein; amino-acid sequence: MHDDKRKLVYTVKELCRVCYTCVRECPAKAIKIINGQAEVISERCIGCGNCVKVCSQDAKVFLLTRTDVKNMLQSGEKVAALVAPSFPAEFTEIDDYRRFVGMLRALGFSNVFEVAFGADLVASRYKSLLEDRSGKGYISSDCPAIVSYIRYYHPELVDNLAPVVSPMVAISRVVRKIDSSLKQVFIGPCIAKKDESREIDEAITFRELRVLFEQAGIDHFKVEPSDFDPPHAGRGAIFPVSRGLMQTVNIFDDLIEGNITVAEGRIGFQEAIKEWETGNLKGQNLELLCCEGCIMGPGMSPGGKRFQRKTYISAYARSKVTAEQIKKWEENIKQFSDLELTRTFIPDDKRIPKPTDDEVNRVLARMGKFSSRDHLNCGACGYDTCLEHAIAIVEGLAEVEMCLPYAIEELHESVQDLAVTNEKLAKMQQALKQSEKLAHMGQLSAGIAHELNNPLGVVLMYSNILLDECKPDDPLRKDLELISTQAERCKKIVSGLLNFARKNQVKIEQINLKKLAEDSIAGVVIPKNIKTNIVCRTSNLMANVDYEQMMQVLTNLNKNAVEAMPNGGILSVIIEGDDNEVTISVSDTGEGIPEENMDKLFTPFFTTKGIGKGTGLGLATTYGIVKMHKGKIEVESNADKSKGPTGTTFKISLPRNSGINFSDNN